The Caldicellulosiruptoraceae bacterium PP1 nucleotide sequence AGTTTTTTTTCTTGCATCTTCAGCCATTTGGTCTAAATAAAATATTATACGTTCTAAAACACTTTCTGTATCATAATAAGCTTTATTCTTGCTATAATAGCTATTACTTTGCCTTATCGATGAAACAGTAAGCTCAATAATACCAGCAGATAATGTAAATAAAACAGCCATAAATATAATTATTATTATCAATGAAGAACCTTTATAGGTAGTTCTTTTCATCTATTTCACCCTATTCGAATAATAAAATGTAGCCTGCTTCAACATATTGTTTTTATTATCTTTTATTGATAAATCAATCTTTTTAATAAATTCACTCTCATTATTTATGGTTTGTATATCTCTTTTGTCAAATGAGATAAAAGGAGACAATGCAGCAATTTTTATATTTTGCCCAATTCCGCTATTATACCAAAATTGGAACATAGTATCTGTAAGATTATCTGAAAAATCATAAACACCATCTAGTAATAATACTAATTTTGTTGTTGAAGTATTTGATATTAAGTAGCCTCCTAATTTAGAATTTGAAACAGTAAAAGAAATATCTGCAATGTTATTATCATCTTTATAAATGTAATATGTTGCTATTTTATTTGATGAATTATATACAATTTTAACCTTTATTTTATTAATTTGAGTAGTTGACAAATTAATATTATAAGAGCTTGAACCAGATAATATTTCAGCAGTATTATTATTTATATTTATTGTAAAATCAACTTCACTATTTTGAATACCTCTGATATCCGTTTGCCTGTAGTTTGGATCAATATTATATTCTAGTTTATATTTACCACCATAATAATCTATTGACCCACTTCCAGTAATATTTTCATAAATAACTTTCTCCACTGCATTATTCAATACTTGAGCAACTTCAATATTTATCTGTGCTTTAACATTTGCTTGAATACTTTGCTTAATAATAATCCCAATTGGAATAATCAATATTGCAAATATCGCAACAGAAATCATAACCTCAACTAAAGTAAAGCCATTATATTTTTTCGACATATATACCACTTCCATCAAGTTGAGTTCGAACTCTAGGCTTTTTAATATCGTCATCTTTAATATATACTTTTACTGTTTTGTCACTTTGATTATGTATATTTACAATCACTATGTTGTTATCTTTTTCATATCTTCTACTAGTTGAGTATATTGCAATAATAATATCCCTTCCAATAGGATTAAACTTTTCAAAATTATTTTTAGGATACTGTGATTTTCCGGTTTTATATTGATACAAATAATTACCTTTATTACCTTTTATATATAAATGTATATTCTCTGATAATTTGTTAGCTCCAAATATTGAAACACTACCTGTTTTCTCTATAACCACATTAGTTGTTGGTGATTCTATTGTTGAAACCGAAATGGTAAAATCAGCATTTTTTATATTAATATTATTTTTATTATCTTGTGATTGAGAAGGAATATTATTATTGCTATTATTTTTATTAGTGTTACTATTTTTATCAGGTAGTATAACAATTGCCGAATTGCCATTATTATCTAATTGTTGTTTGCCATTTGATTGTAAATTATTATTAGTAGGCAACTGATTATTACCTTGGCTAATAGCATTGTTCTTACTTGTATTATTATCAGTAGCATTTAATTTGGGGATATTTTTGCTTGAAAATAAATCGCCTTTACCTGTTTTTATATCAAAATCATACCATTTTCTTGTAGGTGCCAATTCATCAATAAATCCAAAAAACTTTAAATTAAAATTAGCCATAACTTTATTCTGTACATTGTTAATATTAATAGAATCAATTGCATATAAAGGAGTAAAATCTTTTTGGGAAGCTAATAATTTTTTAAAATCATAATAGCTTATAGTCCAATTTTGTTGCATTGAAAAATAATATACCTGATTAATTCCAGGTAATTCAGGTAAATCTAAAAATTGTTTTTGAGATAATGTGATATTTTGTAATGTATTATTGTATTGTTTTGCTAATCTTTTTATATCCAAAACAGTAAATTTTTCATCTTGATTGGGTGGTAAATATGAACTTAACCTATTATAATCATTTTCGATAGTCTTTATTTTATCTTTGTTTGCATTATATATTGCTAATCTTTGTATTATTTCATCATATCTATTTTTAAGATTAGTATTTTCCTTAGATACTAAATCAATCTTTTCAGAAAATGGTAAATAGAAAAAATTGTAAAATAAGAACCCTATAATTATCATAAATAATACTAACAATAATTTTTTGTCTCTTTCAGATAAACTCAATAAAATCACTTCCCCACAATGTCTGCTGAAATAATTGATGTATATATACTATTACTTGAATTTATAGTATTAAAAGAAATATTACTAAAATACCCACTATTTTGCATATTATATACAAACTGTGTCACTGTTTCATATGAATCCCCACTAATATTACATGTTACTTTGTTTAATTCTAAATTAACATTATTATACACTATCTTTGATGGAGCAATATTTTCTAAAATATCAAGAGTTTTTAGATATCTTTGATGTTGAATTATTATATAATCTAATATTGTTTGCTTTTGGTTTAGTAAGTTTTTCTTTTTAGTAAATATTTCAACTTGTGCAAGTTGTTGCTGCTTAACATTAATTTCATTATTTAATCTTTTATTATCATTTATTATCATATTATATTTGGTTACATTTGTTGAAAAAATAAAAACTAATATCAATATTTCTAAAATAAATAATAACACAAAAACTCTTGTACCTTTTGATTGTGGTTTTGATGAAAGAATATACGCTTCATATAAGTTTATATCTTTTAGCTTATTTGCCAAATTTATCGCTCCCTTGTCAACATTATAAGATACCGCTAAAACATATTGAATAAGAAAAAAGATCTGATTTATTTAAAATTACTCTGTTTTCAATCAATTGTATATCTGTTAATAGTTCTATTTGTGTATTTATCTTAGAATTTAGCATTGAGCTTATATCAAAGTGTTGGCATACTTCTCCTGTTAAATAAATCTTAGAAATATCTTTTGGGTTTTGTTCTCTTGATTTATAAAATTCATAAAATTTAACTATATTTTCTACAATTTCATTTATGACATACATAAACATATTTTCAATGCTTAAACCATAATCGTTACCTTCCTTAAACATCCTCTCAAGATCATAGTTTGGAAATGTCTTAGCTATAATAATATTTTGATCTTCTGCTATAACTGTTGTAATAAAATAACGCATTAAATTGACAATAAGATATAAAGAATTTTTTTCTTCTTTTCTTATTTCTCTTTCATGATATACAAGTTTAGTAAGTGAATTTGCTTCTATATCAATTTTATTTATCTTTAAATTAAGATCACTAAATGCTTCTATTATTCCTTCTATTATACTTTTAGGTACTGCAACCAAAAGTATCTTTTGTTTCTTTTGTTTATTATCAATAAATTTTGTAATCTGTTTATAATCAATTAGATAGTTATCCATATTAACTGGAAAATATTGTCTTGATTCAAACTGAATTAAAGAATGTGTTTTCTCTTTTGGTAAATCAGGAATAACTAATTCACGGATTAACATATTAGGAAGTCCAGAAATAATAATATTTATTCCCCTTCTGTTAAAATTATTTGAAAAATAAAATTTTTCCATAACATCAATTAATAGTTTTTTATCAACCCGTATATCATCTATAAAAATTGGATCTTCTAAATTATGTTCAGAATATTTGCTAATAAATAACTTTTTATTTGAATAGCTACCTTGACAAACTTTAATAATACTTCGTCCTAGTTCAATAGATACAACTTGACTCATGTAATAAAACTCCTTTGGCAATTAGTCGTTTCTGATATTATGAAAAACTTCGTAAGTTTTTTTTATATTATTCATTTTATAATTAACAATTATCTTTATGTTAATATAACTACCGCTTTGAAAATCTACTTGCATATCATCAATATATCCATCAAGATACTTGTTAGAGATAGAACCATTCCAAATGGTAATAGAAGATGTATTAGGATAAAACATTATTTTTATATCAGTTGTTGAGGGCTGATAAATTGTAAACTGCACCTTTTTATAATTAATGCTATTGTCTAACACATTTCTAAATTCATTATATTGTATCGTATTCTGATCAGCCATTTGTAACCATTGATTTATATTATCAATTAATGTTTTAGCTTGGCTATCAATATTTGTTTTCTTTGACTCTCTAGATATTATCTTAAAGTTACTATTAAAAAAAGAATAAACTGCTGTCAATATTATAATAAGAATTGCACTAGCTATAATTATCTCAATTAATGTAAATGCTTTATAATTTATCTTTTTCATTTAATCTCTACTCTCCCAGGACTAGCAATTGGCATAATAAGAGTTTTTTTCTTATCTGAATAAGCTAATTCTATTTTTATATCTTTATTACTATAATAGTTTATTTTTGATGTTAAAGATGTACTAATAATACTTGTAACATCATTAAAAGCATTATTGGCAAATGTTCCATATAAAATACCATATTTTGTATATGTCAAATAGATTACTTTATAATTAGAAGTAGGTAAAAGTTGAGTATCATTTTCATATATTTTAATAACTAA carries:
- a CDS encoding prepilin-type N-terminal cleavage/methylation domain-containing protein, translating into MSKKYNGFTLVEVMISVAIFAILIIPIGIIIKQSIQANVKAQINIEVAQVLNNAVEKVIYENITGSGSIDYYGGKYKLEYNIDPNYRQTDIRGIQNSEVDFTININNNTAEILSGSSSYNINLSTTQINKIKVKIVYNSSNKIATYYIYKDDNNIADISFTVSNSKLGGYLISNTSTTKLVLLLDGVYDFSDNLTDTMFQFWYNSGIGQNIKIAALSPFISFDKRDIQTINNESEFIKKIDLSIKDNKNNMLKQATFYYSNRVK
- a CDS encoding PilN domain-containing protein yields the protein MANKLKDINLYEAYILSSKPQSKGTRVFVLLFILEILILVFIFSTNVTKYNMIINDNKRLNNEINVKQQQLAQVEIFTKKKNLLNQKQTILDYIIIQHQRYLKTLDILENIAPSKIVYNNVNLELNKVTCNISGDSYETVTQFVYNMQNSGYFSNISFNTINSSNSIYTSIISADIVGK
- the pilM gene encoding pilus assembly protein PilM produces the protein MSQVVSIELGRSIIKVCQGSYSNKKLFISKYSEHNLEDPIFIDDIRVDKKLLIDVMEKFYFSNNFNRRGINIIISGLPNMLIRELVIPDLPKEKTHSLIQFESRQYFPVNMDNYLIDYKQITKFIDNKQKKQKILLVAVPKSIIEGIIEAFSDLNLKINKIDIEANSLTKLVYHEREIRKEEKNSLYLIVNLMRYFITTVIAEDQNIIIAKTFPNYDLERMFKEGNDYGLSIENMFMYVINEIVENIVKFYEFYKSREQNPKDISKIYLTGEVCQHFDISSMLNSKINTQIELLTDIQLIENRVILNKSDLFSYSICFSGIL
- a CDS encoding prepilin-type N-terminal cleavage/methylation domain-containing protein, which codes for MKKINYKAFTLIEIIIASAILIIILTAVYSFFNSNFKIISRESKKTNIDSQAKTLIDNINQWLQMADQNTIQYNEFRNVLDNSINYKKVQFTIYQPSTTDIKIMFYPNTSSITIWNGSISNKYLDGYIDDMQVDFQSGSYINIKIIVNYKMNNIKKTYEVFHNIRND